The Paramormyrops kingsleyae isolate MSU_618 chromosome 11, PKINGS_0.4, whole genome shotgun sequence genome includes a window with the following:
- the LOC111847976 gene encoding complexin-3, with product MAFMVKHMVGGQLKNLTGTLGDDKSDGEKSEAGSKGMTEEEYEQYQQQLLEEKQERDANFAQRKAERATVRTHFRDKYRLPKSELDDAQIQQAGEEVELPAELAKMIAEDSQEKTHKRSVIGQLGNIQNVDLDQLKDKAQSTLEDLRHSAEKCDVM from the exons ATGGCTTTCATGGTGAAGCACATGGTGGGGGGACAGCTGAAGAACCTGACCGGCACTTTGGGGGACGACAAATCGGACGGTGAGAAATCCGAAGCCGGTTCCAAAGGGATGACCGAAGAGGAGTATGAGCAGTACCAACAGCAGCTGCTCGAGGAAAA GCAGGAGAGAGATGCCAACTTTGCCCAGCGGAAGGCAGAGCGTGCCACGGTCAGGACCCACTTCCGGGATAAATACCGACTGCCAAAG AGTGAATTGGATGATGCACAAATCCAGCAAGCAGGGGAGGAAGTGGAGCTGCCAGCAGAGCTGGCCAAGATGATCGCAGAGGACAGTCAGGAGAAGACCCACAAGCGGTCAGTCATTGGGCAGCTGGGCAACATCCAGAATGTAGACCTGGACCAGCTGAAGGACAAAGCACAGTCCACGCTGGAAGACCTCCGGCACTCGGCCGAGAAGTGTGACGTCATGTGA
- the LOC111847967 gene encoding growth arrest-specific protein 1-like produces the protein MKTWCSVLALLGWSVVLHAQYICWQALLKCQQEADCELAYNQYLAACEANIRGNGRQCPSHCIGALVRLNQTRNGPDLETCDCGQDVQCRRTKRAIEPCLPRRYPVDAGGIGCTEARQRCEEEPDCQAALTDYLSNCGQLFNGRKCSAKCKSTIQRMLFIPSGVLLNRCVCDGVERPFCEVVKENMDRLCSVVDQGLSTSYGDFEDTYEDEDYDPKTDRLETRSDAATSFSGFSPLSHQVAQIHAVALLTVYWSRLL, from the coding sequence ATGAAAACTTGGTGCAGCGTCCTGGCGCTTCTGGGCTGGTCAGTGGTCCTTCACGCGCAGTATATTTGCTGGCAAGCGCTGCTTAAATGTCAGCAAGAGGCAGACTGCGAACTGGCGTACAACCAGTACCTGGCCGCCTGCGAAGCGAACATCAGGGGGAACGGGCGTCAGTGTCCCAGCCACTGCATCGGCGCCTTGGTCAGACTCAACCAAACCCGCAACGGGCCGGACCTGGAGACCTGCGACTGCGGCCAAGACGTACAGTGCAGGAGAACTAAACGCGCCATCGAGCCGTGCCTCCCCCGGAGGTATCCAGTTGATGCAGGCGGGATCGGGTGCACGGAGGCCCGCCAGCGATGCGAAGAGGAGCCTGACTGCCAGGCCGCCCTGACAGACTACCTGTCCAACTGCGGGCAGCTTTTTAACGGCAGGAAATGCTCGGCGAAGTGCAAGAGCACAATACAGAGGATGCTGTTCATCCCCAGCGGCGTGCTGCTGAACCGCTGCGTGTGCGACGGCGTGGAGAGGCCATTCTGCGAGGTGGTGAAGGAGAACATGGACAGGTTGTGCTCCGTCGTGGACCAGGGATTATCTACGTCGTACGGGGACTTTGAAGACACGTACGAAGACGAGGACTACGACCCGAAAACGGACCGGCTGGAGACGCGCTCGGACGCTGCGACCTCCTTCTCTGGTTTTTCGCCGTTATCGCACCAAGTCGCCCAGATACACGCAGTGGCGCTTCTCACTGTCTACTGGAGCAGACTTTTGTAA